From the genome of Sylvia atricapilla isolate bSylAtr1 chromosome 26, bSylAtr1.pri, whole genome shotgun sequence, one region includes:
- the TICAM1 gene encoding TIR domain-containing adapter molecule 1, producing the protein MAQSTELQPSFEDVFRILSQTPPEKLLNLKHKLKHLIPGPCSKVLQAMVQLTLGQETDARICLDALRDNVAAQYIQQIKLGTAGVQEDREDVQPPQLDTGAMALLAQVYSVLAQEELCSPEARDKACQAATKGCQAATKGCQASKDTQWGTLNNIPPKDQDKEDSAASGGSGDRILTLRSHEDAGFPHTASSHDVLRSSPVQMEGSSDLSGPRTLCSVGSSSLPSCLEISVSPTAAVHSVPECVPSPSHAARPEGDTQSHGPQESSWASTPSPPPGQDTAAQGPRPERVLQLSPCHPTPLPVPETPLPSEPAQSSDVSSTVTEPHAPRGRQDENQDEKKLPTGVPKPRAAVGTAPAHLPIEDSYIPEGIPCNSAPASTSTCSLPPPPTYSFTSTLPPVQELHPNLFYPPPLRSSPSAAWSPALPAMDPSEPDGAKFFSFVVLHASEDETMAHGLKAQLESMGVSDGATLSEDFFIAGRSHMTCFQDAVENSAFVILLLTKNFPCRLCLFQTDTALMQSILDPTRQDSIIPFLPKTNALEHSQIPMTLSALVILNESSAHFSKNVQNTFSPRKIREKKALWEQMQRRKLQERWERQQAQQNLAGLRLGSPAWVSPAQPWCPPAPGGPPPAQAQLPPGHYSITPGQGGIPPLIIQNASMVQIGNHNVMQVGTAPGHRNSQGQTMRRV; encoded by the coding sequence atgGCACAGAGCACGGAGCTGCAGCCGAGCTTCGAGGACGTGTTCAGGATTCTGTCCCAGACGCCACCAGAGAAACTGCTGAACCTCAAACACAAACTGAAGCACTTGATACCTGGGCCCTGCAGCAAGGTCCTGCAAGCCATGGTCCAGCTTACTCTGGGGCAAGAAACGGATGCGAGAATTTGTCTGGATGCCTTGAGGGATAACGTGGCAGCCCAGTACATCCAGCAGATCAAACTGGGCACTGCAGGAGtgcaggaggacagggaggaTGTGCAGCCTCCCCAGCTGGACACAGGTgccatggcactgctggcacaggtgTACTCAGTGCTggctcaggaggagctgtgcagtCCTGAGGCCAGGGACAAAGCCTGCCAGGCTGCCACCAAAGGCTGCCAGGCTGCCACCAAAGGCTGCCAGGCCAGCAAGGACACACAGTGGGGGACACTCAACAACATCCCACCCAAGGACCAGGACAAAGAGGACTCTGCAGCCAGCGGGGGCTCAGGGGACAGGATTTTGACGCTGAGATCCCATGAGGATGCAGGATTTCCTCACACAGCCAGCTCTCACGACGTGCTCAGGAGTTCCCCAGTGCAGATGGAAGGCAGCTCAGACCTCTCAGGCCCACGGaccctgtgctctgtggggagctcctccctgcccagctgttTGGAGATCAGTGTGTCACCAACAGCTGCTGTTCACAGTGTCCCCGAGTGTGTCCCCTCACCCAGCCATGCTGCACGCCCCGAGGGGGACACACAGAGCCACGGCCCCCAGGAATCCAGCTGGGCCAGCACACCCAGCCCTCCCCCtgggcaggacacagctgcCCAAGGGCCCCGGCCAGAGAGGgttctgcagctcagcccctgtCACCCCACCCCTCTCCCTGTTCCCGAGACACCACTGCCCTCAGAGCCTGCCCAAAGCAGTGACGTGTCCAGCACAGTGACAGAGCCTCACGCACCAAGAGGAAGGCAGGATGAAAATcaggatgaaaagaaattacctACTGGTGTCCCTAAGCCAAGGGCTGCAGTGggcactgctcctgcccacCTGCCCATAGAGGATTCCTACATTCCAGAGGGCATTCCCTGTaactctgctcctgcttctACTTCAACCtgttcccttcctcctcctcctactTATTCCTTCACCTCAACTCTTCCTCCTGTCCAGGAACTTCACCCCAACCTGTTCTATCCCCCTCCCCTGCGCTCATCCCCCTCTGCAGCCTGgtctcctgctctcccagccatGGACCCATCAGAGCCAGATGGTGCCAAGTTCTTCTCCTTTGTTGTCCTGCACGCCAGTGAGGATGAGACTATGGCCCACGGGCTCAAGGCCCAGCTGGAGAGCATGGGCGTGTCTGACGGTGCCACGCTCAGTGAGGATTTCTTCATCGCCGGGCGCAGCCACATGACTTGCTTCCAGGACGCCGTGGAAAACTCTGCCTTCGTGATCCTCCTGCTGACCAAGAACTTCCCGTGCAGGCTGTGCCTGTTCCAGACAGACACTGCTCTGATGCAGTCCATCCTGGACCCCACCAGGCAAGACTCAATCATCCCATTTCTACCCAAGACAAAcgccctggagcacagccagaTCCCCATGACGCTCAGTGCGCTCGTCATCCTGAACGAGAGCTCTGCTCACTTCTCCAAGAACGTGCAGAACACTTTCAGCCCCAGGAAGATCAGGGAGAAGAAAGCCCTGTGGGAGCAGATGCAGAGGAGGAAGCTCCAGGAGCGCTGGGAACGGCAGCAGGCCCAGCAGAACCTGGctggcctcaggctgggctcccctgcctgggtgtccccagcacagccctggtgtcccCCTGCCCCGGGGGGAcctccccctgcccaggcacagctcccCCCAGGCCACTACAGCATCACACCGGGCCAGGGGGGGATCCCACCCCTCATCATCCAAAACGCCAGCATGGTTCAGATCGGGAACCACAACGTGATGCAGGTGGGAACCGCCCCTGGGCACAGGAACAGCCAGGGACAAACCATGCGCAGGGTCTGA
- the LOC136371788 gene encoding proline-rich protein HaeIII subfamily 1-like, which translates to MPRPAARGRAHSPLSHWRSAAAAPPPRSVRLLTSSPPRPAPDGHRARPISARPPPVWPNGRWGRAAGGPRPRAIDGERLSDGSASRCPAPPPLSLLFGERPRRWLEPSSVPGGAANEAEGGAARGQWARRGGGSRWWPRGAALAWAPPLRCAPRAAEGPARRYGRTAPRTATATGTGPEPRGPEPRHPALRPPRRARPRPRPRPRRSRRCRSLPAPRPPRGLSPPARAGPSAPGPQPRARRALCGWEPQPPAARAARGEGTSRRRRRRSSGPAGIWAAGGGRAGAGSVTGSALGNPGAAA; encoded by the exons ATGCCCCGCCCGGCCGCGCGGGGGCGCGCTCACTCGCCGCTCTCCCATTGGCGCAGCGCGGCCGCagcgcccccgccccgctctGTGCGGCTCCTCACGTCCTcaccgccccgccccgcccccgaCGGGCACCGCGCGCGGCCAATCAGCGCCCGGCCGCCGCCCGTCTGGCCCAATGGCCGCTGGGGGCGGGCCGCCGGCGGGCCACGGCCGCGCGCCATTGACGGAGAGCGACTGAGCGACGGGAGCGCGTCCCGCTGCCCCGCCC CGCCCCCGCTCTCCTTGTTATTCGGCGAGCGGCCCCGCCGTTGGCTAGAGCCGTCGTCCGTCCCCGGCGGAGCGGCCAATGAGGCCGAGGGCGGTGCCGCGCGCGGCCAATGGGCGCGGCGGGGAGGCGGGAGCAGGTGGTGGCCGCGGGGCGCTGCGCTCGCCTGGGCGCCCCCCCTTCGCTgcgccccccgcgccgccgAGGGCCCCGCGCGCAGGTACGGCCGGACCGCGCCCCGCACCGCCACCGCCACCGGCACCGGGCCCGAGCCCCgcggccccgagccccggcaCCCCGCGCTGCGCCCCCCgcgccgcgcccggccccggccccggccccggccccgccgctcccggcgctgccgctCCCTTCCGGCCCCGCGGCCTCCGCGCGGCCTCTCGCCGCCGGCCCGGGCCGGGCCCTCAGCCCCGGGccctcagccccgggcccgccgcgcTTTGTGTGGGTGGGAGCCCCAGCCCCCGGCCGCTCGGGCTGCGCGGGGCGAGGGCACGTCCCGGCGCCGCCGGCGGCGATCCTCCGGCCCCGCGGGGATCTGGGCCGCGGGTGGGGGGCGAGCAGGAGCCGGCTCCGTGACGGGCTCCGCGCTGGGAAACCCGGGGGCAGCAGCGTGA
- the LOC136371787 gene encoding perilipin-3-like, which yields MASGKTPTPDLLKAEEQQTVSAVNRVTSLPLLNSAFNMVSSAYTHTKESHPCLSGVCSVAETVAAVAMGSVVGGAQPILSQLEPQIALVNEYACKGLDQLEETLPFLQQPADKVISDTKQLVSTKVTSAMEAACEAKEAVADKVTEAVDLTKNVVGDSVKLTRSVVTSTVSSAVEAAQGAKELVTTKVTEAVDATKHMVEDSVDRTKFAVASTIVNAVEAAQGAKELVTNKVTEAVDVTKHMVEDSVDKTKSAVTSTITAAVGAAQGAKDLMTNKVTDAVDKVTKAVDVTKHMVEDSVDLTKSAVASTIVSAVEAAQGAKELVTDKVTKAVDLSKHIVEDSVDLTKSAVASTIVNAVEAAQGAKELVTTKVTEAVDVTKHMVEDSVDRTKSAVASTITAAVGAAQGTKDLVANKVTEAVDLTKGAVQDSVEKTKAAVTSTVSTALDAAYGTITSKINRALEQGREVLQEGVEMTNSVVTNSMSKAKAVSQAVAGGVETVLGMSEDLVDHYLPMTEEELGKLASTVQGFGVASLEEQKRQQSYFVRLGSLPGRVRHRAYQHSLAKLQSFRHRTQDTLSRLQLAIKLIESVKQEVGQKLLEGQEKLHQLWVDWSLTQPKGNQVRTACQPEQVEPRTLAMLRIITQQLQPAYHRLKLGIHGLPSSIQDAVSQATRHIHKLHSSFSRAVSFQDLSRTTLARSRDRVAEARRSLDVLLEYVTHNAPLNWIVGPFRAMAKVAQDSRKPKREEMRSDRKLPKLEKAPLTQEMTKAPEEPKGANKLSEKWCEVLEKLEEKVRKPEDQARKDTEVALAAKEIKTSAPQEDL from the exons ATGGCCTCAGGAAAGACCCCGACCCCAGACCTGCTgaaggctgaggagcagcagactGTG AGCGCTGTCAACCGAGTCACCAGCCTGCCCCTGCTCAATTCTGCCTTCAACATGGTCTCCTCTGCCTACACCCACACCAAGGAGTCCCACCCCTGCCTCAGTGGTGTCTGCAGCGTGGCCGAGACCGTGGCTGCTGTGGCCATGGGCAGCGTGGTCGGAGGGGCACAGCCCATCCTGAGCCAGCTGGAGCCACAGA TCGCCCTTGTGAATGAATATGCCTGTAAAGGCCTGGATCAGCTGGAGGAGACCttgcccttcctgcagcagccagctgacAAG GTAATCTCGGACACCAAGCAGCTGGTGTCCACCAAGGTGACGTCTGCCATGGAGGCCGCCTGTGAGGCCAAGGAAGCAGTGGCTGATAAAGTCACTGAAGCTGTGGACCTCACTAAAAATGTTGTTGGGGACAGCGTCAAGCTGACCAGGTCTGTGGTCACCTCCActgtcagcagtgctgtggaggctgcccagggcgCCAAGGAGCTGGTGACCACCAAGGTGACAGAGGCCGTGGATGCCACCAAGCACATGGTGGAGGACAGCGTTGACAGGACCAAGTTTGCCGTGGCCTCTACGATTGTCAACGCTGTGGAGGCTGCTCAAGGGGCCAAGGAGCTGGTGACCAACAAGGTGACAGAGGCTGTGGATGTCACCAAGCACATGGTGGAGGACAGCGTTGACAAGACCAAGTCTGCTGTGACTTCCACCatcactgcagctgtgggggCTGCCCAGGGGGCCAAGGACCTGATGACCAACAAGGTGACAGATGCTGTGGACAAGGTCACCAAGGCTGTGGATGTCACCAAGCACATGGTGGAGGACAGCGTTGACCTGACCAAGTCTGCAGTTGCCTCCACGATCGTCAGTGCTGTGGAGGCTGCTCAAGGGGCCAAGGAGCTGGTGACAGACAAGGTGACCAAGGCAGTGGACCTCAGTAAACACATTGTAGAAGACAGTGTTGACCTGACCAAGTCTGCAGTTGCCTCTACAATCGTCAACGCTGtggaggctgcccagggcgCCAAGGAGCTGGTGACCACCAAGGTGACAGAGGCCGTGGATGTCACCAAGCACATGGTGGAGGACAGCGTTGACAGGACCAAGTCTGCTGTTGCTTCCACCatcactgcagctgtgggggctgcccagggcaccAAGGACCTGGTGGCCAACAAGGTGACTGAAGCAGTGGACCTGACCAAAGGGGCTGTTCAAGACAGTGTGGAGAAGACCAAAGCTGCGGTCACCTCCACGGTCAGTACAGCTCTGGATGCTGCCTACGGCACCATCACCAGCAAGATCAacagagccctggagcagggcagggaggtcCTCCAGGAGGGGGTGGAGATGACCAACTCAGTGGTGACCAACAGCATGAGCAAAGCCAAGGCAGTGAGCCAGGCAGTGGCTGGAGGAGTGGAAACTGTCCTGGGAATGTCAGAAGATCTGGTGGATCATTACCTCCCAATGACTGAGGAGGAACTAG GTAAACTGGCCAGCACGGTGCAGGGCTTTGGCGTGGCCTCgctggaggagcagaagaggcagcagagtTACTTTGTACGCCTGGGCTCGCTGCCGGGCAGGGTCCGGCACAGAGCCTACCAGCACTCCCTGGCCAAGCTGCAGAGCTTCAGACACCGCACCCAGGACACGCTCTCCCGGCTGCAGCTGGCAATAAAACTG ATTGAATCTGTGAAACAGGAGGTTGgccagaagctgctggaggggcaggagaagCTCCATCAGCTGTGGGTGGACTGGAGCCTGACGCAGCCCAAAGGAAACCAAGTCCGGACGGCGTGCCAGCCCGAG CAGGTGGAGCCGCGCACTCTGGCCATGCTGAGGATCatcacccagcagctccagcccgcCTACCACCGCCTCAAGCTCGGCATCCACGGcctccccagcagcatccaggaCGCTGTGTCTCAGGCCACTCGGCACATCCACAAGCTCCACAGCTCTTTCTCCAGGGCCGTGTCCTTCCAGGACCTCTCCAGGACCACGCTGGCCCGGAGCCGGGACCGTGTGGCAGAGGCCCGGAGGTCCCTGGATGTCCTCCTGGAGTATGTCACCCACAACGCCCCTCTGAACTGGATTGTGGGGCCCTTCAGGGCCATGGCCAAGGTGGCACAGGACAGCAGAAAGCCCAAGAGGGAGGAGATGAGGAGTGACAGGAAACTACCCAAGTTGGAAAAGGCTCCGCTAACACAGGAGATGACAAAGGCACCTGAAGAGCCAAAGGGAGCCAACAAGCTCTCAGAAAAATGGTGTGAAGTGCTAgagaagctggaggagaaggtgagGAAGCCAGAGGACCAAGCAAGGAAGGACACAGAGGTGGCCCTGGCTGCAAAGGAGATAAAAACCAGTGCACCACAGGAAGATCTCTGA
- the UHRF1 gene encoding E3 ubiquitin-protein ligase UHRF1 — MWIQVRTMDGSQTHRVDSLSKLTKVEGLRLRIHEVFGVEPHRQRLFYRGKQMEDGHSLFDYSVGLNDIVQLLVRQSPAVLPAGSKEKDPELSDTDSGCGSGPSESDKSSHNGEGALELEGQPSTAAQPHWSHPCFGLYKINDLVDARDTDMGAWFEATVVNVTRKKPPSESAESCTDPDQPTAVPEEDVIYHVKYDDYPENGVVQMSSSNVRARARTILKWQQLEVGQVVMVNYNPDEPKERGFWYDAEILQKRETKMTRELNAKILLGEPGDSLNDCTIILVDEIYKIEEPGTASPISSGTPKRQSGPVCKACKDNPNKTCRVCACHICGGKQDPDKQLMCDECDMAFHIYCLKPPLSRIPEEDWYCPECRNDASEVVLAGEKLKESKKKQKMASANSSSRRDWGKGMACVGRTKECTIVPSNHYGPIPGIPVGTMWKFRVQVSESGVHRPHVAGIHGRSNDGAYSLVLAGGYEDDIDHGNSFTYTGSGGRDLSGNKRTAEQSCDQKLTNMNRALALNCSAPINEKRGAEAKDWRAGKPVRVVRSVKGGKHSKYAPLEGNRYDGIYKVVKYWPETGKSGFLVWRYLLRRDDEEPAPWTKEGKDRMKKLGLTMQYPEGYLEAVANKDKEKENNEDDEFDSPGKGKRKRKSAGGEEKLVSSPAGTPKKTKVEPYKLTSQQKALIKSDEANEKLWNEVLEALKDGPKFLNKVEEAFLCICCQEVVFRPVTTVCQHNVCKDCLDRSFKASVFSCPACRYELGRAYSMEVNEALQSVLAQLFPGYGSGR; from the exons ATGTGGATCCAGGTGCGCACCATGGACGGCAGCCAGACGCACCGCGTGGACTCGCTCTCCAAGCTCACCAAGGTGGAGGGGCTGCGCCTGCGGATACACGAGGTGTTCGGCGTGGAGCCCCACCGGCAGCGGCTCTTCTACCGCGGCAAGCAG ATGGAAGACGGGCACTCCCTGTTCGATTACAGCGTGGGGCTGAACGACATCGTGCAGCTGCTGGTGAGACAAAGCCCCGCCGTGCTGCCCGCCGGGAGCAAGGAGAAGGACCCCGAGCTCTCGGACACCGACTCCGGCTGCGGCTCCGGCCCCAGCGAGTCCGACAAGAGCTCCCACAACGGGGAGGGGgccctggagctggagggacagcccagcacggcagctcagccccactggAGCCACCCCTGCTTCGGTCTCTACAAG ATCAATGACTTGGTGGATGCTCGGGACACGGACATGGGAGCGTGGTTTGAGGCCACGGTTGTGAATGTGAccaggaaaaaaccccccagTGAATCAGCTGAGAGCTGCACAGACCCTGACCAGCCCACAGCTGTCCCTGAAGAAGATGTAATTTATCATGTGAAATACGATGa TTACCCAGAGAACGGGGTGGTGCAGATGAGCTCCAGCAACGTGCGGGCTCGGGCACGGACCATCCTcaagtggcagcagctggaggtggggCAGGTGGTCATGGTCAACTACAACCCTGATGAGCCCAAGGAGAGAGGGTTCTGGTACGACGCTGAGatcctgcagaaaagggaaacaaaaatgaCCAGGGAGCTCAATGCAAAGATACTGCTCGG GGAACCTGGTGATTCCTTGAATGACTGCACAATTATATTAGTGGATGAAATCTATAAAATTGAAGAGCCAGGCACTGCCTCTCCCATCAGTTCTGGTACCCCAAAAC GACAGAGCGGCCCCGTGTGTAAAGCCTGCAAGGACAACCCCAACAAGACCTGCAGGGTCTGTGCTTGTCACATCTGTGGGGGAAAGCAGGACCCAGACAAGCAGCTCATGTGTGACGAGTGTGACATGGCCTTCCACATCTACTGCCTCAAACCTCCCCTGAGCAGAATCCCAGAGGAGGACTG GTATTGCCCTGAATGTCGAAACGATGCAAGTGAGGTGGTTTTAGcaggagagaaattaaaagaaagtaaaaagaaacaaaagatggCATCTGCTAATTCCTCCTCCCGGAGAGACTGGGGCAAG GGCATGGCGTGTGTGGGGCGCACCAAGGAGTGCACCATCGTCCCCTCCAACCACTATGGACCAATCCCTGGCATCCCTGTGGGCACCATGTGGAAATTCAGAGTTCAG GTGAGCGAGTCTGGGGTGCACAGGCCCCACGTGGCAGGGATCCACGGCAGGAGCAACGATGGGGCCTATTCCTTGGTGCTGGCAGGAGGATATGAAGATGACATC GACCATGGGAACTCCTTCACCTACACTGGGAGTGGGGGCCGAGACCTGTCAGGGAACAAACGCACGGCGGAGCAGTCCTGTGACCAGAAACTCACCAACATGAACAG ggcGCTGGCGCTGAACTGCAGTGCCCCCATCAACGAGAAGCGCGGGGCAGAGGCCAAGGACTGGCGCGCGGGGAAACCGGTGCGCGTGGTGCGCAGCGTCAAGGGCGGCAAGCACAGCAAGTACGCGCCCCTGGAGGGCAACAGATACGACGGCATCTACaag GTTGTGAAGTACTGGCCCGAGACGGGGAAGTCGGGGTTCCTCGTGTGGCGTTACCTGCTCAGGAGGGACGACGAGGAACCTGCCCCTTGGACCAAGGAGGGAAAGGACAGGATGAAAAAGCTTGGCCTGACCATGCAG TATCCTGAAGGATATTTGGAAGCTGTTGCAAacaaagataaggaaaaagaaaataatgaagatgATGAGTTTGATagcccagggaaagggaagaggaaaaggaaatcagCAG GTGGGGAGGAAAAACTCGTCAGCTCTCCAGCAGGGACTCCAAAGAAAACTAAAGTTGAGCCATACAAGCTGACATCCCAGCAGAAAGCTCTTATAAAAAGTGATGAGGCCAACGAAAAGCTGTGGAATGAAGTCCTAGAGGCTCTCAAAGATGGACCG AAATTTCTGAATAAAGTGGAGGAGGCCTTTCTGTGTATTTGCTGTCAGGAGGTTGTGTTCAGGCCCGTCACCACCGTGTGCCAGCACAACGTCTGCAag GACTGCCTGGACAGGTCCTTCAAGGCCAGTGTGTTCAGCTGCCCGGCGTGTCGCTATGAGCTGGGCCGTGCTTACAGCATGGAGGTGAACGAGGCGCTGCAGAGTGTCCTGGCCCAGCTCTTCCCCGGCTACGGCAGCGGCCGGTGA
- the FEM1A gene encoding protein fem-1 homolog A, which yields MDLRTAVYNAARDGKLKLLQKLLGSRSREELEALTAGPGGGGGPGAGSTPLLIAARHGHLDVVEYLLDHCGARVEEGGSVSFDGETIEGAPPLWAASAAGHLGVVRSLLDHGASVNQTTLTNSTPLRAACFDGHLEIVRYLVGERGADLEVANRHGHTCLMISCYKGHREIARYLLEKGADVNRRSVKGNTALHDCAESGSLEILQLLLRSKARMEKDGYGMTPLLAASVTGHTNIVEYLIQGGLQQDEAAGSRSGTCASGGSHQRGCSREGCEGCGASDSGQDEVPHVFCTREAAVEALELLGATFVDKKRDLLGAHKYWRRAMELRCEGGKYLPKPEPRQLVLAYDYSREVSSLEELEALITDPDEMRMQALLIRERILGPSHPDTSYYIRYRGAVYADSGNFERCINLWKYALDMQQGNLEPLSPMTASSFLSFAELYSYVLQDRSKGALATHLGFSDLIGVLSKGVREVERALVHGKDPVADSAQFTKTLAIILHLVFLLEKVECTPEQEHQKRQTIYRLLKCSPRAKNGFTLLHMAVDKDTTMVGRYPVGKFPSLHVVNLLLECGADPDSRDYDNNTPLHVAARNNCPLIMSALMEAGAHMDATNAFKQTAYELLDEKLLTKSTMQPFNYITLQCLAARALDKHKIPYKGFIPEELEAFIELH from the coding sequence ATGGACCTGCGCACGGCCGTGTACAATGCCGCCCGCGACGGGaagctgaagctgctgcagaagctgctgggcAGCCGCAGCCGGGAGGAGCTGGAGGCGCTGACGGCGGGGCctggcggcgggggcggccccggggccggcagCACCCCGCTGCTGATCGCGGCCCGCCACGGCCACCTGGACGTGGTGGAATACCTGCTGGATCACTGCGGGGCCCGCGTGGAGGAGGGCGGCTCCGTCAGCTTCGACGGCGAGACCATCGAGGGCGCCCCGCCGCTGTGGGCGGCCTCGGCTGCGGGGCACCTGGGCGTGGTGCGGAGCCTGCTGGACCACGGCGCCTCGGTGAACCAGACCACGCTGACCAACTCCACCCCGCTGCGGGCCGCCTGCTTCGACGGGCACCTGGAGATCGTGCGGTACCTGGTGGGCGAACGCGGGGCCGACCTGGAGGTGGCCAACCGGCACGGCCACACGTGCTTGATGATCTCCTGCTACAAGGGGCACCGGGAGATCGCCCGGTACTTGCTGGAGAAAGGGGCCGACGTGAACCGGCGCAGCGTGAAGGGAAACACGGCCTTGCACGACTGCGCCGAGTCGGGCAGCCTGGagatcctgcagctgctgctccgcTCCAAGGCCCGCATGGAGAAGGACGGCTATGGCATGACCCCTCTGCTCGCTGCCAGCGTCACCGGCCACACCAACATCGTGGAGTACCTGATCCAgggggggctgcagcaggatgaggCTGCGGGGAGCCGGAGCGGGACCTGCGCCTCAGGTGGGAGCCATCAGAGGGGCTGTAGCCGAGAGGGCTGCGAGGGATGCGGTGCCTCGGATTCCGGTCAGGACGAGGTCCCGCACGTGTTCTGCACTCGAGAGGCCGCCGTGGAGgcgctggagctgctgggcgCCACGTTCGTGGACAAGAAACGAGACCTGCTGGGCGCCCACAAGTACTGGCGCCGGGCGATGGAGCTGCGCTGCGAGGGCGGGAAGTACCTGCCCAAGCCCGAGCcccggcagctggtgctggCCTACGACTACTCTCGGGAGGTGAGCtctctggaggagctggaagcccTGATCACGGACCCCGACGAGATGCGCATGCAGGCGCTGCTGATCCGGGAGCGCATCCTGGGCCCTTCCCACCCCGACACCTCCTACTACATCCGATACCGCGGGGCCGTCTACGCCGACTCCGGCAACTTCGAGCGCTGCATCAACCTGTGGAAGTACGCCCTGGACATGCAGCAAGGCAACctggagcccctcagccccatgACCGCCAGcagcttcctttcctttgccGAGCTTTACTCCTACGTGCTCCAGGACCGCTCCAAAGGCGCTTTAGCCACCCACCTGGGCTTCTCCGACCTCATCGGGGTGCTGAGCAAAGGGGTGCGGGAGGTGGAGAGGGCCCTGGTGCACGGCAAGGACCCCGTGGCCGACTCGGCGCAGTTCACCAAGACCTTGGCCATCATCCTGCAcctggttttcctgctggagaaggtGGAGTGCACCCCGGAGCAGGAGCACCAGAAGCGCCAGACCATCTACCGCCTGCTCAAGTGCAGCCCCCGCGCCAAGAACGGCTTCACCCTGCTGCACATGGCCGTGGACAAGGACACCACCATGGTGGGGCGTTACCCCGTGGGCAAATTCCCCTCGCTGCACGTGGTGAACTTGCTGCTGGAGTGCGGGGCGGACCCGGACAGCCGGGACTATGACAACAACACCCCCCTGCACGTGGCCGCCCGGAACAACTGCCCGCTGATCATGAGCGCCCTGATGGAGGCCGGGGCGCACATGGACGCCACCAACGCCTTCAAGCAGACGGCCTACGAGCTGCTGGACGAGAAGCTGCTCACCAAGAGCACCATGCAGCCCTTCAACTACATCACCCTCCAGTGCCTTGCCGCTCGCGCCCTGGACAAGCACAAGATTCCCTACAAGGGATTCATTCCCGAGGAGCTGGAAGCCTTCATTGAGCTGCACTAA